Below is a genomic region from Lampris incognitus isolate fLamInc1 chromosome 2, fLamInc1.hap2, whole genome shotgun sequence.
GTCCCTTAATGACAGAACCCAAAAACAAACTGTCAAGAGGAAGGGGAAAAGGTCCCTGACCAAGAAGAGGGAGGTACATCCCTCTTGGAGTATGTGCGAGAAGAGCAACCCCCGGATTCAAGGGACTCGTCCTCCAGAACTTCTGGAGGAGCAACAAACTGTTGTCTGTAGTAAAACTACCTTGCAGCTCAAAGAGGCGTCCCTGCTGTCCCAGGCACAGCCATGCTTGAGACTGACCAACATTCAGGGCATGTCAGGCTTCCACACGGCCAGGCTTCAGATTCACACCACCTGGGACTCCTCAGCAGAGCCTACCCTCATCCCTGGTGCTCAACAGCAGCACCCTCCTCTGCTTTCAGGAATACCATCACAGCCTTCGCAAGGTGGTGGGGGGGCTGTGGCCTTGTTCAGCCAGAGGAGTTTGTCCTGCCCTGTCCGGCTGGACGGAGCTCTCATCGGAGACTCCGCCCCAGTGCTCCGCTCCAATGGCAGGGCTTTCCCAGAGACTCACACTGAGCTATCCAGTAATGGCTGGAGGGGCAATGGGGCCCACCGGTCCCGGAGAGGCCCCAAAGAAGATGGCCAGAGGACCAGTCTGAGGTGGAAAGTGATTAAGGTGGACAACTCTCGCTCAGTCACAGAGGCTCGGAAAAAAGCCCAAAAGATCCTCCAGGTGAATCTGTCACCAGTGATCCAGATCCAACCGTTTGTTTTCAGAGACTGCAGACAAAATGCTCCTCCTCATTAGCAGATGTTGCGGTTTCACATCCGTGAGATGTGGTCACACACCTCTGACTTCCTGGTTGGGCCCAGTGGTCATAGTAGA
It encodes:
- the ccdc71 gene encoding uncharacterized protein ccdc71, which codes for MADMGRGLAVSRPLAFATEEQRAVHSWSRISSAGQTVLLEALQILSPMSQDLSNTEELVAFLQELSQEGHKPTVLQSKDVYGYRSCMSQPLTEIRLKSLNDRTQKQTVKRKGKRSLTKKREVHPSWSMCEKSNPRIQGTRPPELLEEQQTVVCSKTTLQLKEASLLSQAQPCLRLTNIQGMSGFHTARLQIHTTWDSSAEPTLIPGAQQQHPPLLSGIPSQPSQGGGGAVALFSQRSLSCPVRLDGALIGDSAPVLRSNGRAFPETHTELSSNGWRGNGAHRSRRGPKEDGQRTSLRWKVIKVDNSRSVTEARKKAQKILQVNLSPVIQIQPFVFRDCRQNAPPH